From Lagenorhynchus albirostris chromosome 15, mLagAlb1.1, whole genome shotgun sequence, one genomic window encodes:
- the RHBDD2 gene encoding rhomboid domain-containing protein 2 isoform X1 translates to MAVSEPGYRSWSLWPEVPSATFFTALLSLLVSGPRLFLLQPPLAPSGLSLRSEALRNWQVYRLVTYIFVYENPVSLLCGAIIIWRFAGNFERTVGTVRHCFFTVIFAIICAIIFLSFEAVSSLSKLGEVEDARGFTPVAFAMLGVNSVRSRMRRALVFGMVVPSMLVPWLLLCASWLIPQTSFLSNVCGLGIGLTYGFTYCYSIDLPERVALKLDQKFPFSLMRKISMFKYISGSSAERRAAQSRKLNPVPGSYPTQSGHPHLAPNHPVAQMQHTSGQKLAPWPSWVPGHTASLPPYQPTSGLCYVQNHFGTVPSSSGVYPASAGASLGVQPPAPLNCPGTVHSGALASSATTGSKECSRVLIP, encoded by the exons ATGGCGGTCTCGGAGCCCGGGTACCGGAGCTGGTCCTTGTGGCCCGAGGTGCCATCCGCCACCTTCTTCACCGCGCTGCTCTCGCTGCTGGTGTCTGGGCCTCGCCTGTTCCTGTTGCAGCCTCCCCTGGCGCCCTCGGGCCTCTCGCTGCGGTCCGAGGCTCTGCGCAACTGGCAAG TTTACAGGCTGGTGACTTACATCTTTGTCTACGAGAACCCAGTCTCCCTGCTCTGCGGTGCCATCATCATCTGGCGCTTTGCTGGCAATTTTGAGAGAACCGTGGGCACCGTCCGCCACTGCTTCTTCACCGTGATCTTCGCCATCATCTGCGCCATCATCTTCCTGTCTTTTGAAGCTGTGTCATCGCTGTCAAAGCTGGGGGAGGTAGAGGATGCCAGAGGTTTCACCCCAGTGGCttttgccatgctgggagtcaaTTCCGTCCGCTCTCGGATGAGGAGGGCCCTGGTGTTTGGCATGGTTGTGCCCTCAATGCTGGTGCCGTGGCTTCTGCTCTGTGCCTCCTGGCTCATTCCCCAGACCTCTTTCCTCAGTAACGTCTGTGGACTTGGAATTGGGCTAACAT ATGGCTTCACCTACTGCTACTCCATCGACCTCCCAGAGCGAGTTGCACTGAAGCTCGACCAGAAGTTCCCCTTCAGCCTGATGAGGAAGATTTCGATGTTCAAGTACATCTCCGGCTCTTCAGCTGAAAGAAGGGCAGCCCAAAGCCGGAA GCTGAACCCTGTGCCTGGCTCCTACCCCACACAGAGCGgccaccctcacctggccccGAACCACCCTGTGGCCCAGATGCAGCACACCAGTGGCCAGAAACTGGCCCCCTGGCCGTCCTGGGTCCCTGGGCACACGGCCAGCCTGCCTCCGTACCAGCCCACGTCCGGCCTGTGTTACGTGCAGAACCATTTTGGCACAGTTCCCAGCTCCTCTGGTGTCTACCCGGCTTCTGCGGGTGCCTCCCTGGGGgtccagccccccgcccccctcaaCTGCCCCGGCACAGTGCATTCCGGGGCCCTGGCCAGTTCAGCGACTACAGGCTCTAAGGAGTGCTCAAGGGTCCTGATCCCCTGA
- the RHBDD2 gene encoding rhomboid domain-containing protein 2 isoform X2, whose product MLGVNSVRSRMRRALVFGMVVPSMLVPWLLLCASWLIPQTSFLSNVCGLGIGLTYGFTYCYSIDLPERVALKLDQKFPFSLMRKISMFKYISGSSAERRAAQSRKLNPVPGSYPTQSGHPHLAPNHPVAQMQHTSGQKLAPWPSWVPGHTASLPPYQPTSGLCYVQNHFGTVPSSSGVYPASAGASLGVQPPAPLNCPGTVHSGALASSATTGSKECSRVLIP is encoded by the exons atgctgggagtcaaTTCCGTCCGCTCTCGGATGAGGAGGGCCCTGGTGTTTGGCATGGTTGTGCCCTCAATGCTGGTGCCGTGGCTTCTGCTCTGTGCCTCCTGGCTCATTCCCCAGACCTCTTTCCTCAGTAACGTCTGTGGACTTGGAATTGGGCTAACAT ATGGCTTCACCTACTGCTACTCCATCGACCTCCCAGAGCGAGTTGCACTGAAGCTCGACCAGAAGTTCCCCTTCAGCCTGATGAGGAAGATTTCGATGTTCAAGTACATCTCCGGCTCTTCAGCTGAAAGAAGGGCAGCCCAAAGCCGGAA GCTGAACCCTGTGCCTGGCTCCTACCCCACACAGAGCGgccaccctcacctggccccGAACCACCCTGTGGCCCAGATGCAGCACACCAGTGGCCAGAAACTGGCCCCCTGGCCGTCCTGGGTCCCTGGGCACACGGCCAGCCTGCCTCCGTACCAGCCCACGTCCGGCCTGTGTTACGTGCAGAACCATTTTGGCACAGTTCCCAGCTCCTCTGGTGTCTACCCGGCTTCTGCGGGTGCCTCCCTGGGGgtccagccccccgcccccctcaaCTGCCCCGGCACAGTGCATTCCGGGGCCCTGGCCAGTTCAGCGACTACAGGCTCTAAGGAGTGCTCAAGGGTCCTGATCCCCTGA